A part of Salmo trutta chromosome 15, fSalTru1.1, whole genome shotgun sequence genomic DNA contains:
- the LOC115148384 gene encoding zinc finger protein 2 homolog, with protein sequence QRTHTGEKPYSCDQCGKTYISSCHLTRHQRVHTGEKPYSCNQCGKSFTRPDSLISHQRTHTREKPYSCDQCGKTYISSCHLTRHQRVHTGEKPYSCDQCGKSFAATSGYLTLHQRTHTGEKPYSCGQCGKSFTTSGSLTRHQRRHTGEKPYSCGQCGKSFTTSGCIKIHQRIHTGEKSFSCGQCGKSFTRSTSLISHQRIHTGEKPFSCTQCGKSFTSSSHLTLHQRIHTGEKPYSCDQCGKNFAASGSLTRHQRRHTGEKPYSCGQCGKSFTTSGCLTRHQRTHTGE encoded by the exons cagagaacacacacaggagagaaaccttatagctgtgatcaatgtgggaagacttatatttcatcttgccatctgactagacaccagcgagtacacacaggagagaaaccttatagctgtaatcaatgtgggaagagttttactcggccagacagcctgatatcacaccagagaacacacacaagagagaaaccttatagctgtgatcaatgtgggaagacttatatttcatcttgccatctgactagacaccagcgagtacacacaggagagaaaccttatagctgtgatcaatgtgggaagagttttgctgc tacatctggctatcttactctacaccaaagaacacacacaggagagaaaccttatagttgtggtcaatgtgggaagagttttactacatctggctctctgactcgacaccagagaagacacacaggagagaaaccttatagctgtggtcaatgtgggaagagttttactacatctggct gcattaaaattcatcagagaatccacacaggagagaaatcttttagctgtggtcaatgtgggaagagttttactaggtcAACCAGCctcatatcacaccagagaatccacacaggagagaagccttttagctgtactcaatgtgggaagagttttacttcatctagccatctgactctacaccagagaatacacacaggagagaaaccttatagctgtgatcaatgtgggaagaattttgctgcatctggctctctgactcgacaccagagaagacacacaggagagaaaccttatagctgtggtcaatgtgggaagagttttactacatctggctgtctgactcgacaccagagaacacacacaggagag